The Longimicrobium sp. genomic interval CTTCCACATGCTGGCCAGCAGCCTGGCGACGTGCACCTACTCGGTCGTGGCGTCGTGGGGAACCAACGCCAAGCTGAACGTGGATGACCTGGCGATAGAGGTCGGGTGGAGCTTTGCCGAGGAACCGCACCGCGTGGGTGAGATGAGCGTGGTGCTCGACTGGCCCTCGCTGCCGCCGGAGCGCCGGAACGTGGCGACGCGAGCCGCCGGGTTGTGCACCGTGAAGAAGACGC includes:
- a CDS encoding OsmC family protein, which encodes MKIILLSDDRIRLEGGGGPMSIEAESAAMQYSPFHMLASSLATCTYSVVASWGTNAKLNVDDLAIEVGWSFAEEPHRVGEMSVVLDWPSLPPERRNVATRAAGLCTVKKTLEMPPKLSTEVKA